Proteins found in one Pseudochaenichthys georgianus chromosome 13, fPseGeo1.2, whole genome shotgun sequence genomic segment:
- the picalmb gene encoding phosphatidylinositol binding clathrin assembly protein b isoform X8, producing MSGQSITDRITAAQHSVTGSAVSKTVCKATTHEVMGPKKKHLDYLIHCTNEMNVNIPQLADSLFERTTNTSWVVVFKSLITTQHLMVYGNERFVQYLASRNTLFNLSNFLDKSGLQGYDMSTFIRRYSRYLNEKAVSYRQVAFDFTKVKRGVDGVMRTMNTEKLLKTIPIIQNQMDALLDFNVNANELTNGVINAAFMLLFKDSIRLFAAYNEGIINLLEKYFDMKKTQCKEGLDIYKKFLTRMTRISEFLKVAEQVGIDRGDIPDLSQAPSSLLEALEQHLASLEGKKVKDSTAASRASTLSNAVSSLASTGMSFTKVDEREKQAALEEEQARLKALKEQRLKELSKRPSFATTDTSPVSTTGGTISTAPAIDLFSTPSCSNGAVKMESDLFDLQAFQASMQSGSSGLPVATAWADPFTSAEAGDESMPNLNPFLSKIVVEATHLPVVSSDGVSFPSRTSGHEMFGDRYNPFIDTNSSVSTNYKRTVRIEHSISDSFCGPVSIAQHLPHQAPFPTEPSVAGLFRAVSISCEGYSTPQAAAQQSAGGLQVDFESVFGAKAAGNNSLDCDDISGGILKPTHAGSGQACGLLPDKLVSDDLDSSLANLVGNLGIGNGTMKNDMHWVQPGEKRMTGGTGWQLKAAPSTTWNPVSMPSSVMAFPATTPTGIMGYGMPQQMGSMGMMNPPTMMYSQPVMRPPNPFGSVSSAQMQFM from the exons ATGTCGGGGCAGAGCATTACGGACAGGATAACTGCAGCCCAGCACAGTGTAACGGGATCCGCCGTGTCAAAAACAGTATGCAAGGCAACCACTCACGAAGTAATGGGCCCGAAAAAGAAACATTTGGATT atTTGATCCACTGCACCAACGAGATGAACGTGAACATCCCCCAGCTGGCGGACTCTCTGTTTGAGCGGACCACCAACACCAGCTGGGTGGTGGTGTTTAAGTCTCTCATCACCACACAGCACCTCATGGTCTATGGCAACGAG CGGTTTGTCCAGTACTTGGCCTCAAGGAATACATTATTCAACCTCAGTAACTTTCTGGACAAAAGTGGGCTACAAG GTTATGACATGTCCACATTTATCAGGAGGTATAGTCGATATCTGAACGAGAAAGCTGTTTCATATAGACAGGTCGCCTTTGACTTCACAAAAGTTAAACGCGG AGTGGACGGCGTAATGAGGACCATGAACACGGAAAAGCTGCTGAAGACCATCCCAATTATTCAGAACCAGATGGATGCCCTCCTCGATTTCAAT GTCAATGCCAACGAGCTGACTAATGGAGTCATCAATGCAGCCTTCATGCTGCTCTTCAAAGACTCCATCAGGCTCTTCGCTGCTTACAATGAAGGCATCATCAACCTGCTCG AGAAATACTTTGACATGAAGAAGACTCAATGTAAAGAAGGCTTGGACATTTACAAGAAGTTTCTCACCCGAATGACCCGGATATCAGAGTTCCTCAAAGTAGCAGAG CAGGTGGGCATTGATCGAGGAGATATCCCAGACCTTTCACAG GCTCCCAGTAGCCTTCTGGAAGCTCTGGAGCAGCACTTGGCCTCTTTAGAGGGCAAGAAGGTCAAAGACTCCACGGCTGCCAGCAG GGCCAGCACTCTGTCAAACGCAGTGTCATCGCTGGCCAGCACAGGCATGTCTTTCACTAAAGTGGACGAGCGGGAGAAGCAGGCGGCTCTGGAAGAGGAACAGGCTCGACTCAAAGCTCTGAAG GAACAGAGGCTCAAAGAGCTCTCCAAGAGGCCCTCCTTCGCCACCACCGACACATCGCCCGTCTCCACCACCGGGGGCACCATCAGCACAGCACCAGCCATCGACCTCTTCTCCACGCCCAGCTGCTCCAACGG TGCAGTGAAGATGGAGAGCGACCTCTTTGACCTGCAGGCCTTCCAGGCCTCCATGCAGTCGGGCTCCTCAGGGCTTCCAGTGGCTACAGCGTGGGCAG ATCCTTTCACCTCTGCAGAAGCTGGAGATGAATCCATGCCAAACCTTAACCCTTTCCTCTCAAAAATCGTTGTCGAAGCCACTCACTTGCCTGTCGTGTCTTCAGACGgtgttagctttccctctaggaCATCTGGTCATGAAATGTTTGGTG ATCGTTACAATCCTTTTATTGACACAAACTCATCCGTTTCAACCAATTACAAACGCACAGTTCGGATAGAACACTCAATCTCAG ACTCCTTCTGTGGTCCAGTGTCCATTGCTCAGCACCTCCCACACCAGGCTCCCTTCCCCACTGAGCCCTCTGTAGCAGGTCTATTCAGAG CTGTCTCCATCTCTTGTGAAGGATACTCGACGCCGCAGGCCGCTGCTCAGCAGTCGGCTGGAGGACTCCAAGTGGACTTTGAGTCCGTCTTTGGAGCCAAAGCCGCAGGCAACAACAGCCTCGATTGTGATG ATATTTCTGGCGGTATCCTGAAACCGACCCATGCCGGCTCCGGCCAGGCGTGCGGTCTGCTGCCGGACAAGCTGGTGTCAGATGACCTTGACTCCTCCCTGGCTAACCTTGTGGGCA aCCTCGGGATTGGAAACGGCACGATGAAAAA CGACATGCACTGGGTTCAGCCGGGGGAGAAGAGGATGACCGGCGGCACCGGCTGGCAGCTCAAAGCGGCGCCGTCCACGACCTGGAACCCCGTTTCCATG CCATCGTCAGTCATGGCCTTCCCTGCCACCACACCCACAGGCATAATGGGATACGGCATG CCTCAACAGATGGGCTCTATGGGGATGATGAACCCCCCCACCATGATGTACTCCCAGCCGGTGATGAGGCCTCCCAACCCCTTCGGCTCTGTGTCCAGCGCTCAG ATGCAGTTCATGTAA
- the picalmb gene encoding phosphatidylinositol binding clathrin assembly protein b isoform X6, whose amino-acid sequence MSGQSITDRITAAQHSVTGSAVSKTVCKATTHEVMGPKKKHLDYLIHCTNEMNVNIPQLADSLFERTTNTSWVVVFKSLITTQHLMVYGNERFVQYLASRNTLFNLSNFLDKSGLQGYDMSTFIRRYSRYLNEKAVSYRQVAFDFTKVKRGVDGVMRTMNTEKLLKTIPIIQNQMDALLDFNVNANELTNGVINAAFMLLFKDSIRLFAAYNEGIINLLEKYFDMKKTQCKEGLDIYKKFLTRMTRISEFLKVAEQVGIDRGDIPDLSQAPSSLLEALEQHLASLEGKKVKDSTAASRASTLSNAVSSLASTGMSFTKVDEREKQAALEEEQARLKALKEQRLKELSKRPSFATTDTSPVSTTGGTISTAPAIDLFSTPSCSNGAVKMESDLFDLQAFQASMQSGSSGLPVATAWADPFTSAEAGDESMPNLNPFLSKIVVEATHLPVVSSDGVSFPSRTSGHEMFGDRYNPFIDTNSSVSTNYKRTVRIEHSISDSFCGPVSIAQHLPHQAPFPTEPSVAGLFRAVSISCEGYSTPQAAAQQSAGGLQVDFESVFGAKAAGNNSLDCDDISGGILKPTHAGSGQACGLLPDKLVSDDLDSSLANLVGNLGIGNGTMKNDMHWVQPGEKRMTGGTGWQLKAAPSTTWNPVSMPSSVMAFPATTPTGIMGYGMPQQMGSMGMMNPPTMMYSQPVMRPPNPFGSVSSAQVGDQQSDHAPELMHNEMQFM is encoded by the exons ATGTCGGGGCAGAGCATTACGGACAGGATAACTGCAGCCCAGCACAGTGTAACGGGATCCGCCGTGTCAAAAACAGTATGCAAGGCAACCACTCACGAAGTAATGGGCCCGAAAAAGAAACATTTGGATT atTTGATCCACTGCACCAACGAGATGAACGTGAACATCCCCCAGCTGGCGGACTCTCTGTTTGAGCGGACCACCAACACCAGCTGGGTGGTGGTGTTTAAGTCTCTCATCACCACACAGCACCTCATGGTCTATGGCAACGAG CGGTTTGTCCAGTACTTGGCCTCAAGGAATACATTATTCAACCTCAGTAACTTTCTGGACAAAAGTGGGCTACAAG GTTATGACATGTCCACATTTATCAGGAGGTATAGTCGATATCTGAACGAGAAAGCTGTTTCATATAGACAGGTCGCCTTTGACTTCACAAAAGTTAAACGCGG AGTGGACGGCGTAATGAGGACCATGAACACGGAAAAGCTGCTGAAGACCATCCCAATTATTCAGAACCAGATGGATGCCCTCCTCGATTTCAAT GTCAATGCCAACGAGCTGACTAATGGAGTCATCAATGCAGCCTTCATGCTGCTCTTCAAAGACTCCATCAGGCTCTTCGCTGCTTACAATGAAGGCATCATCAACCTGCTCG AGAAATACTTTGACATGAAGAAGACTCAATGTAAAGAAGGCTTGGACATTTACAAGAAGTTTCTCACCCGAATGACCCGGATATCAGAGTTCCTCAAAGTAGCAGAG CAGGTGGGCATTGATCGAGGAGATATCCCAGACCTTTCACAG GCTCCCAGTAGCCTTCTGGAAGCTCTGGAGCAGCACTTGGCCTCTTTAGAGGGCAAGAAGGTCAAAGACTCCACGGCTGCCAGCAG GGCCAGCACTCTGTCAAACGCAGTGTCATCGCTGGCCAGCACAGGCATGTCTTTCACTAAAGTGGACGAGCGGGAGAAGCAGGCGGCTCTGGAAGAGGAACAGGCTCGACTCAAAGCTCTGAAG GAACAGAGGCTCAAAGAGCTCTCCAAGAGGCCCTCCTTCGCCACCACCGACACATCGCCCGTCTCCACCACCGGGGGCACCATCAGCACAGCACCAGCCATCGACCTCTTCTCCACGCCCAGCTGCTCCAACGG TGCAGTGAAGATGGAGAGCGACCTCTTTGACCTGCAGGCCTTCCAGGCCTCCATGCAGTCGGGCTCCTCAGGGCTTCCAGTGGCTACAGCGTGGGCAG ATCCTTTCACCTCTGCAGAAGCTGGAGATGAATCCATGCCAAACCTTAACCCTTTCCTCTCAAAAATCGTTGTCGAAGCCACTCACTTGCCTGTCGTGTCTTCAGACGgtgttagctttccctctaggaCATCTGGTCATGAAATGTTTGGTG ATCGTTACAATCCTTTTATTGACACAAACTCATCCGTTTCAACCAATTACAAACGCACAGTTCGGATAGAACACTCAATCTCAG ACTCCTTCTGTGGTCCAGTGTCCATTGCTCAGCACCTCCCACACCAGGCTCCCTTCCCCACTGAGCCCTCTGTAGCAGGTCTATTCAGAG CTGTCTCCATCTCTTGTGAAGGATACTCGACGCCGCAGGCCGCTGCTCAGCAGTCGGCTGGAGGACTCCAAGTGGACTTTGAGTCCGTCTTTGGAGCCAAAGCCGCAGGCAACAACAGCCTCGATTGTGATG ATATTTCTGGCGGTATCCTGAAACCGACCCATGCCGGCTCCGGCCAGGCGTGCGGTCTGCTGCCGGACAAGCTGGTGTCAGATGACCTTGACTCCTCCCTGGCTAACCTTGTGGGCA aCCTCGGGATTGGAAACGGCACGATGAAAAA CGACATGCACTGGGTTCAGCCGGGGGAGAAGAGGATGACCGGCGGCACCGGCTGGCAGCTCAAAGCGGCGCCGTCCACGACCTGGAACCCCGTTTCCATG CCATCGTCAGTCATGGCCTTCCCTGCCACCACACCCACAGGCATAATGGGATACGGCATG CCTCAACAGATGGGCTCTATGGGGATGATGAACCCCCCCACCATGATGTACTCCCAGCCGGTGATGAGGCCTCCCAACCCCTTCGGCTCTGTGTCCAGCGCTCAGGTGGGTGATCAGCAGTCTGACCACGCCCCCGAGCTGATGCACAATGAA ATGCAGTTCATGTAA
- the picalmb gene encoding phosphatidylinositol binding clathrin assembly protein b isoform X5 has protein sequence MSGQSITDRITAAQHSVTGSAVSKTVCKATTHEVMGPKKKHLDYLIHCTNEMNVNIPQLADSLFERTTNTSWVVVFKSLITTQHLMVYGNERFVQYLASRNTLFNLSNFLDKSGLQGYDMSTFIRRYSRYLNEKAVSYRQVAFDFTKVKRGVDGVMRTMNTEKLLKTIPIIQNQMDALLDFNVNANELTNGVINAAFMLLFKDSIRLFAAYNEGIINLLEKYFDMKKTQCKEGLDIYKKFLTRMTRISEFLKVAEQVGIDRGDIPDLSQAPSSLLEALEQHLASLEGKKVKDSTAASRASTLSNAVSSLASTGMSFTKVDEREKQAALEEEQARLKALKEQRLKELSKRPSFATTDTSPVSTTGGTISTAPAIDLFSTPSCSNGAVKMESDLFDLQAFQASMQSGSSGLPVATAWADPFTSAEAGDESMPNLNPFLSKIVVEATHLPVVSSDGVSFPSRTSGHEMFGDRYNPFIDTNSSVSTNYKRTVRIEHSISDSFCGPVSIAQHLPHQAPFPTEPSVAGLFRGYSTPQAAAQQSAGGLQVDFESVFGAKAAGNNSLDCDDISGGILKPTHAGSGQACGLLPDKLVSDDLDSSLANLVGNLGIGNGTMKNDMHWVQPGEKRMTGGTGWQLKAAPSTTWNPVSMPSSVMAFPATTPTGIMGYGMPQQMGSMGMMNPPTMMYSQPVMRPPNPFGSVSSAQPSAASSPSSQSPLRAPGQDPFAHLSLKDFL, from the exons ATGTCGGGGCAGAGCATTACGGACAGGATAACTGCAGCCCAGCACAGTGTAACGGGATCCGCCGTGTCAAAAACAGTATGCAAGGCAACCACTCACGAAGTAATGGGCCCGAAAAAGAAACATTTGGATT atTTGATCCACTGCACCAACGAGATGAACGTGAACATCCCCCAGCTGGCGGACTCTCTGTTTGAGCGGACCACCAACACCAGCTGGGTGGTGGTGTTTAAGTCTCTCATCACCACACAGCACCTCATGGTCTATGGCAACGAG CGGTTTGTCCAGTACTTGGCCTCAAGGAATACATTATTCAACCTCAGTAACTTTCTGGACAAAAGTGGGCTACAAG GTTATGACATGTCCACATTTATCAGGAGGTATAGTCGATATCTGAACGAGAAAGCTGTTTCATATAGACAGGTCGCCTTTGACTTCACAAAAGTTAAACGCGG AGTGGACGGCGTAATGAGGACCATGAACACGGAAAAGCTGCTGAAGACCATCCCAATTATTCAGAACCAGATGGATGCCCTCCTCGATTTCAAT GTCAATGCCAACGAGCTGACTAATGGAGTCATCAATGCAGCCTTCATGCTGCTCTTCAAAGACTCCATCAGGCTCTTCGCTGCTTACAATGAAGGCATCATCAACCTGCTCG AGAAATACTTTGACATGAAGAAGACTCAATGTAAAGAAGGCTTGGACATTTACAAGAAGTTTCTCACCCGAATGACCCGGATATCAGAGTTCCTCAAAGTAGCAGAG CAGGTGGGCATTGATCGAGGAGATATCCCAGACCTTTCACAG GCTCCCAGTAGCCTTCTGGAAGCTCTGGAGCAGCACTTGGCCTCTTTAGAGGGCAAGAAGGTCAAAGACTCCACGGCTGCCAGCAG GGCCAGCACTCTGTCAAACGCAGTGTCATCGCTGGCCAGCACAGGCATGTCTTTCACTAAAGTGGACGAGCGGGAGAAGCAGGCGGCTCTGGAAGAGGAACAGGCTCGACTCAAAGCTCTGAAG GAACAGAGGCTCAAAGAGCTCTCCAAGAGGCCCTCCTTCGCCACCACCGACACATCGCCCGTCTCCACCACCGGGGGCACCATCAGCACAGCACCAGCCATCGACCTCTTCTCCACGCCCAGCTGCTCCAACGG TGCAGTGAAGATGGAGAGCGACCTCTTTGACCTGCAGGCCTTCCAGGCCTCCATGCAGTCGGGCTCCTCAGGGCTTCCAGTGGCTACAGCGTGGGCAG ATCCTTTCACCTCTGCAGAAGCTGGAGATGAATCCATGCCAAACCTTAACCCTTTCCTCTCAAAAATCGTTGTCGAAGCCACTCACTTGCCTGTCGTGTCTTCAGACGgtgttagctttccctctaggaCATCTGGTCATGAAATGTTTGGTG ATCGTTACAATCCTTTTATTGACACAAACTCATCCGTTTCAACCAATTACAAACGCACAGTTCGGATAGAACACTCAATCTCAG ACTCCTTCTGTGGTCCAGTGTCCATTGCTCAGCACCTCCCACACCAGGCTCCCTTCCCCACTGAGCCCTCTGTAGCAGGTCTATTCAGAG GATACTCGACGCCGCAGGCCGCTGCTCAGCAGTCGGCTGGAGGACTCCAAGTGGACTTTGAGTCCGTCTTTGGAGCCAAAGCCGCAGGCAACAACAGCCTCGATTGTGATG ATATTTCTGGCGGTATCCTGAAACCGACCCATGCCGGCTCCGGCCAGGCGTGCGGTCTGCTGCCGGACAAGCTGGTGTCAGATGACCTTGACTCCTCCCTGGCTAACCTTGTGGGCA aCCTCGGGATTGGAAACGGCACGATGAAAAA CGACATGCACTGGGTTCAGCCGGGGGAGAAGAGGATGACCGGCGGCACCGGCTGGCAGCTCAAAGCGGCGCCGTCCACGACCTGGAACCCCGTTTCCATG CCATCGTCAGTCATGGCCTTCCCTGCCACCACACCCACAGGCATAATGGGATACGGCATG CCTCAACAGATGGGCTCTATGGGGATGATGAACCCCCCCACCATGATGTACTCCCAGCCGGTGATGAGGCCTCCCAACCCCTTCGGCTCTGTGTCCAGCGCTCAG CCCTCCGCAGCCTCTAGTCCTTCCAGCCAGAGCCCCCTCCGAGCCCCCGGACAGGACCCGTTTGCACACCTCTCTCTCAAGGATTTCTTGTAG
- the picalmb gene encoding phosphatidylinositol binding clathrin assembly protein b isoform X3 — translation MSGQSITDRITAAQHSVTGSAVSKTVCKATTHEVMGPKKKHLDYLIHCTNEMNVNIPQLADSLFERTTNTSWVVVFKSLITTQHLMVYGNERFVQYLASRNTLFNLSNFLDKSGLQGYDMSTFIRRYSRYLNEKAVSYRQVAFDFTKVKRGVDGVMRTMNTEKLLKTIPIIQNQMDALLDFNVNANELTNGVINAAFMLLFKDSIRLFAAYNEGIINLLEKYFDMKKTQCKEGLDIYKKFLTRMTRISEFLKVAEQVGIDRGDIPDLSQAPSSLLEALEQHLASLEGKKVKDSTAASRASTLSNAVSSLASTGMSFTKVDEREKQAALEEEQARLKALKEQRLKELSKRPSFATTDTSPVSTTGGTISTAPAIDLFSTPSCSNGAVKMESDLFDLQAFQASMQSGSSGLPVATAWADPFTSAEAGDESMPNLNPFLSKIVVEATHLPVVSSDGVSFPSRTSGHEMFGDRYNPFIDTNSSVSTNYKRTVRIEHSISDSFCGPVSIAQHLPHQAPFPTEPSVAGLFRGYSTPQAAAQQSAGGLQVDFESVFGAKAAGNNSLDCDDISGGILKPTHAGSGQACGLLPDKLVSDDLDSSLANLVGNLGIGNGTMKNDMHWVQPGEKRMTGGTGWQLKAAPSTTWNPVSMPSSVMAFPATTPTGIMGYGMPQQMGSMGMMNPPTMMYSQPVMRPPNPFGSVSSAQVGDQQSDHAPELMHNEPSAASSPSSQSPLRAPGQDPFAHLSLKDFL, via the exons ATGTCGGGGCAGAGCATTACGGACAGGATAACTGCAGCCCAGCACAGTGTAACGGGATCCGCCGTGTCAAAAACAGTATGCAAGGCAACCACTCACGAAGTAATGGGCCCGAAAAAGAAACATTTGGATT atTTGATCCACTGCACCAACGAGATGAACGTGAACATCCCCCAGCTGGCGGACTCTCTGTTTGAGCGGACCACCAACACCAGCTGGGTGGTGGTGTTTAAGTCTCTCATCACCACACAGCACCTCATGGTCTATGGCAACGAG CGGTTTGTCCAGTACTTGGCCTCAAGGAATACATTATTCAACCTCAGTAACTTTCTGGACAAAAGTGGGCTACAAG GTTATGACATGTCCACATTTATCAGGAGGTATAGTCGATATCTGAACGAGAAAGCTGTTTCATATAGACAGGTCGCCTTTGACTTCACAAAAGTTAAACGCGG AGTGGACGGCGTAATGAGGACCATGAACACGGAAAAGCTGCTGAAGACCATCCCAATTATTCAGAACCAGATGGATGCCCTCCTCGATTTCAAT GTCAATGCCAACGAGCTGACTAATGGAGTCATCAATGCAGCCTTCATGCTGCTCTTCAAAGACTCCATCAGGCTCTTCGCTGCTTACAATGAAGGCATCATCAACCTGCTCG AGAAATACTTTGACATGAAGAAGACTCAATGTAAAGAAGGCTTGGACATTTACAAGAAGTTTCTCACCCGAATGACCCGGATATCAGAGTTCCTCAAAGTAGCAGAG CAGGTGGGCATTGATCGAGGAGATATCCCAGACCTTTCACAG GCTCCCAGTAGCCTTCTGGAAGCTCTGGAGCAGCACTTGGCCTCTTTAGAGGGCAAGAAGGTCAAAGACTCCACGGCTGCCAGCAG GGCCAGCACTCTGTCAAACGCAGTGTCATCGCTGGCCAGCACAGGCATGTCTTTCACTAAAGTGGACGAGCGGGAGAAGCAGGCGGCTCTGGAAGAGGAACAGGCTCGACTCAAAGCTCTGAAG GAACAGAGGCTCAAAGAGCTCTCCAAGAGGCCCTCCTTCGCCACCACCGACACATCGCCCGTCTCCACCACCGGGGGCACCATCAGCACAGCACCAGCCATCGACCTCTTCTCCACGCCCAGCTGCTCCAACGG TGCAGTGAAGATGGAGAGCGACCTCTTTGACCTGCAGGCCTTCCAGGCCTCCATGCAGTCGGGCTCCTCAGGGCTTCCAGTGGCTACAGCGTGGGCAG ATCCTTTCACCTCTGCAGAAGCTGGAGATGAATCCATGCCAAACCTTAACCCTTTCCTCTCAAAAATCGTTGTCGAAGCCACTCACTTGCCTGTCGTGTCTTCAGACGgtgttagctttccctctaggaCATCTGGTCATGAAATGTTTGGTG ATCGTTACAATCCTTTTATTGACACAAACTCATCCGTTTCAACCAATTACAAACGCACAGTTCGGATAGAACACTCAATCTCAG ACTCCTTCTGTGGTCCAGTGTCCATTGCTCAGCACCTCCCACACCAGGCTCCCTTCCCCACTGAGCCCTCTGTAGCAGGTCTATTCAGAG GATACTCGACGCCGCAGGCCGCTGCTCAGCAGTCGGCTGGAGGACTCCAAGTGGACTTTGAGTCCGTCTTTGGAGCCAAAGCCGCAGGCAACAACAGCCTCGATTGTGATG ATATTTCTGGCGGTATCCTGAAACCGACCCATGCCGGCTCCGGCCAGGCGTGCGGTCTGCTGCCGGACAAGCTGGTGTCAGATGACCTTGACTCCTCCCTGGCTAACCTTGTGGGCA aCCTCGGGATTGGAAACGGCACGATGAAAAA CGACATGCACTGGGTTCAGCCGGGGGAGAAGAGGATGACCGGCGGCACCGGCTGGCAGCTCAAAGCGGCGCCGTCCACGACCTGGAACCCCGTTTCCATG CCATCGTCAGTCATGGCCTTCCCTGCCACCACACCCACAGGCATAATGGGATACGGCATG CCTCAACAGATGGGCTCTATGGGGATGATGAACCCCCCCACCATGATGTACTCCCAGCCGGTGATGAGGCCTCCCAACCCCTTCGGCTCTGTGTCCAGCGCTCAGGTGGGTGATCAGCAGTCTGACCACGCCCCCGAGCTGATGCACAATGAA CCCTCCGCAGCCTCTAGTCCTTCCAGCCAGAGCCCCCTCCGAGCCCCCGGACAGGACCCGTTTGCACACCTCTCTCTCAAGGATTTCTTGTAG
- the picalmb gene encoding phosphatidylinositol binding clathrin assembly protein b isoform X9: protein MSGQSITDRITAAQHSVTGSAVSKTVCKATTHEVMGPKKKHLDYLIHCTNEMNVNIPQLADSLFERTTNTSWVVVFKSLITTQHLMVYGNERFVQYLASRNTLFNLSNFLDKSGLQGYDMSTFIRRYSRYLNEKAVSYRQVAFDFTKVKRGVDGVMRTMNTEKLLKTIPIIQNQMDALLDFNVNANELTNGVINAAFMLLFKDSIRLFAAYNEGIINLLEKYFDMKKTQCKEGLDIYKKFLTRMTRISEFLKVAEQVGIDRGDIPDLSQAPSSLLEALEQHLASLEGKKVKDSTAASRASTLSNAVSSLASTGMSFTKVDEREKQAALEEEQARLKALKEQRLKELSKRPSFATTDTSPVSTTGGTISTAPAIDLFSTPSCSNGAVKMESDLFDLQAFQASMQSGSSGLPVATAWADPFTSAEAGDESMPNLNPFLSKIVVEATHLPVVSSDGVSFPSRTSGHEMFGAVSISCEGYSTPQAAAQQSAGGLQVDFESVFGAKAAGNNSLDCDDISGGILKPTHAGSGQACGLLPDKLVSDDLDSSLANLVGNLGIGNGTMKNDMHWVQPGEKRMTGGTGWQLKAAPSTTWNPVSMPSSVMAFPATTPTGIMGYGMPQQMGSMGMMNPPTMMYSQPVMRPPNPFGSVSSAQVGDQQSDHAPELMHNEPSAASSPSSQSPLRAPGQDPFAHLSLKDFL, encoded by the exons ATGTCGGGGCAGAGCATTACGGACAGGATAACTGCAGCCCAGCACAGTGTAACGGGATCCGCCGTGTCAAAAACAGTATGCAAGGCAACCACTCACGAAGTAATGGGCCCGAAAAAGAAACATTTGGATT atTTGATCCACTGCACCAACGAGATGAACGTGAACATCCCCCAGCTGGCGGACTCTCTGTTTGAGCGGACCACCAACACCAGCTGGGTGGTGGTGTTTAAGTCTCTCATCACCACACAGCACCTCATGGTCTATGGCAACGAG CGGTTTGTCCAGTACTTGGCCTCAAGGAATACATTATTCAACCTCAGTAACTTTCTGGACAAAAGTGGGCTACAAG GTTATGACATGTCCACATTTATCAGGAGGTATAGTCGATATCTGAACGAGAAAGCTGTTTCATATAGACAGGTCGCCTTTGACTTCACAAAAGTTAAACGCGG AGTGGACGGCGTAATGAGGACCATGAACACGGAAAAGCTGCTGAAGACCATCCCAATTATTCAGAACCAGATGGATGCCCTCCTCGATTTCAAT GTCAATGCCAACGAGCTGACTAATGGAGTCATCAATGCAGCCTTCATGCTGCTCTTCAAAGACTCCATCAGGCTCTTCGCTGCTTACAATGAAGGCATCATCAACCTGCTCG AGAAATACTTTGACATGAAGAAGACTCAATGTAAAGAAGGCTTGGACATTTACAAGAAGTTTCTCACCCGAATGACCCGGATATCAGAGTTCCTCAAAGTAGCAGAG CAGGTGGGCATTGATCGAGGAGATATCCCAGACCTTTCACAG GCTCCCAGTAGCCTTCTGGAAGCTCTGGAGCAGCACTTGGCCTCTTTAGAGGGCAAGAAGGTCAAAGACTCCACGGCTGCCAGCAG GGCCAGCACTCTGTCAAACGCAGTGTCATCGCTGGCCAGCACAGGCATGTCTTTCACTAAAGTGGACGAGCGGGAGAAGCAGGCGGCTCTGGAAGAGGAACAGGCTCGACTCAAAGCTCTGAAG GAACAGAGGCTCAAAGAGCTCTCCAAGAGGCCCTCCTTCGCCACCACCGACACATCGCCCGTCTCCACCACCGGGGGCACCATCAGCACAGCACCAGCCATCGACCTCTTCTCCACGCCCAGCTGCTCCAACGG TGCAGTGAAGATGGAGAGCGACCTCTTTGACCTGCAGGCCTTCCAGGCCTCCATGCAGTCGGGCTCCTCAGGGCTTCCAGTGGCTACAGCGTGGGCAG ATCCTTTCACCTCTGCAGAAGCTGGAGATGAATCCATGCCAAACCTTAACCCTTTCCTCTCAAAAATCGTTGTCGAAGCCACTCACTTGCCTGTCGTGTCTTCAGACGgtgttagctttccctctaggaCATCTGGTCATGAAATGTTTGGTG CTGTCTCCATCTCTTGTGAAGGATACTCGACGCCGCAGGCCGCTGCTCAGCAGTCGGCTGGAGGACTCCAAGTGGACTTTGAGTCCGTCTTTGGAGCCAAAGCCGCAGGCAACAACAGCCTCGATTGTGATG ATATTTCTGGCGGTATCCTGAAACCGACCCATGCCGGCTCCGGCCAGGCGTGCGGTCTGCTGCCGGACAAGCTGGTGTCAGATGACCTTGACTCCTCCCTGGCTAACCTTGTGGGCA aCCTCGGGATTGGAAACGGCACGATGAAAAA CGACATGCACTGGGTTCAGCCGGGGGAGAAGAGGATGACCGGCGGCACCGGCTGGCAGCTCAAAGCGGCGCCGTCCACGACCTGGAACCCCGTTTCCATG CCATCGTCAGTCATGGCCTTCCCTGCCACCACACCCACAGGCATAATGGGATACGGCATG CCTCAACAGATGGGCTCTATGGGGATGATGAACCCCCCCACCATGATGTACTCCCAGCCGGTGATGAGGCCTCCCAACCCCTTCGGCTCTGTGTCCAGCGCTCAGGTGGGTGATCAGCAGTCTGACCACGCCCCCGAGCTGATGCACAATGAA CCCTCCGCAGCCTCTAGTCCTTCCAGCCAGAGCCCCCTCCGAGCCCCCGGACAGGACCCGTTTGCACACCTCTCTCTCAAGGATTTCTTGTAG